Within the Candidatus Zixiibacteriota bacterium genome, the region CGACAGCGCTATTATCTCCGCGTGCGAGGTAGCATCGTGGAAACTCTCGGTCTGGTTGAAACCGCGCCCAATCACACGATCCTCGAACACCACAATCGCCCCGACCGGAACTTCCCCTTTCTCGAAAGCTTCCTGTGCCTCGCGAAGCGCGATCGCCATAAACTGCGGATATTTCTCAGGATTCATACGGGAGCAATATAGACTGTTTGGCTTTTGTAACAACGTTTTTTTGTGCGGGACCAATGACGTCTTCGTTTGCGTGTACTATTGTGGGCGGGTCTGTCCCTGTCCGCCTTCGGATGATTCGAACCCGCATCCGGCGGCCCACCCTCTTGGGTTTTCCGGGTGGCAGGCTCAAACTTGTTTGGGCCTGATTAACCGAATGCTTTGTAGGGGTTCAAAATTTTGAACCCCTACATGAAGAAAGAACATCTGGCCTTGTAGGGCGGGTCCGTCTTCGAACCCGCCATCAGGCTTGTTTGAGCCTGATATACACCTGTACCCCACCTAGAGCGTCAGCGGCAGGTGGGAAATTGTCCAAGCTGTGAACGTTTCGCTAGATAGGTAACAGAATAGACTCAGCACATAGGTAACACCTTTTTTCTGTGCGCGGCAGATGTCCTCATCTGCCCGTCATCGGACCCTACTCAATCAAGCGCCGCGTGATCTCGTCAGCCAGAAGAATCCCCTCGTCGGAGAGACGAAGTTTCCCTTTGTCGGGAATGAGATGTCCGGATTCCACCAGCATCTCGTATTGACGGCGGTTCAGCTTCGTTTCGAGCGCCACCCCGAACCGCTCCGAAAATTGCGACCGGCTGATTCCCTCGCTCGTGCGAAGACCGAGCATGATCGCCTCGACCATCCGCTGCTCGAGCCCGGATTGGTCGATCTCGCGCGGAAGCTTTCCGACGGTGAGCAGTTCGATATACTCTCCGAGGTTCGAGCGGTTCATAAACCGCGTGCCGTTAATGAATGAATGCGCCGATGGTCCCAGGCCGAGATAGTCGCCGCCCAGCCAGTACTGTAAATTGTGACGGCACTCGTGGCCCGGTTTGGCAAACGATGATACCTCGTAGCGGGTGTACCCGGCCTGTTTGAACCTTTCGCATCCGCCGCGGTACATCGCCAGCATCAGTTCCTGATCCGGCATCTGCACCGCTTCGGCATCGACCATTCCGGCCAGCGGCGTGCCCGGCTCCACCGTGAGCTGGTAAAGCGATATGTGCGGCGGGTCGAGATCGATAAGCTGATCGAGATCATCCGAAAGCATCCGGCTGGTCTGTCGCGGCAGACCGAAAATGAGGTCGACACCGAATGTCGGAAAATCCAGAGCGTTGGCAAAATAAATCGCGCGCTGGCTGTCGTGCGGATCGTGCTCGCGTCCGAGCAGCTTGAGAAGTTTGCGGTTGAACGACTGAATGCCGAAGACCGGACGGTTCACGCCGAGCCTCTTGAGCGACTCGAGCGTTTCCAGGCTGACCGATTCGGGATTGGTTTCGATCGAGAACTCGAGATCATCGGCAAGGGTGCACTCCCCTCGAACGATATCGAGCCACCGGGAGAACCGTTCGATATTTACCAGCGATGGCGTCCCGCCGCCGACAAAGATAGTGCTGATCGTTCGCTCGCGCCCGGCGATTTGATCCAGGGCCAAACGGGTTTCGATCTCGAGGGCATCGAAGAAACGCGACTCATGCGATGGTTCATAAAGCTCTTTATAGAAATCGCAATAGGAGCAACGGTTCTTGCAAAACGGAAAATGTAGATAGAGAGAAAAAGGCATCGATTATAGCGAAGTGCCGAGGCGCTCCCAGCGGATGTGCGACGGGAAATTGAAAAGCCCGAAGCCTATCCATTGGATAGCGTCGACAATGTACGGGAACTCCCAACCAGGGGCGCTTGCGTCCGGTGTCCATGACCAGTACACGAAAACCGCTTTGCCGATTATGTTCTCGCGGGGCACCGCCCCCCAGAACCGGCTGTCGCGGCTGTCATCGCGGTTGTCGCCCATCACGAAATACCCGTCGATCGGCACCTCATACGGCCCGAAATTATCCCGGAAAGAAAGATCCCCGGGGATAATCCGTTTGTCGATGTGCTTGACGTGGGGAGGTATAGGGGCGACTTCCTCATCGACATAGACGATTTTATCGGCCACCTCCACGAACTGGGTCTCCATCGCCACGATTCGCTTGATGTATTCCTTCTCCGGGTTGTTGGGATATTTGAATACAATTATATCCCCGACTTTCGGATCGCTGCCGAAATCGTAGGCCATCTTGTTGACGAAGATATAGTCGCCTTCGAAGAGGCAATCTTCCATCGAGGCCGAACTCACCCGGTAGGCGGATACCACGAATATGCGCAGAACCAGCGCGGCAACCAGCGCGATGATAGCGGTCTC harbors:
- the hemW gene encoding radical SAM family heme chaperone HemW, with the protein product MPFSLYLHFPFCKNRCSYCDFYKELYEPSHESRFFDALEIETRLALDQIAGRERTISTIFVGGGTPSLVNIERFSRWLDIVRGECTLADDLEFSIETNPESVSLETLESLKRLGVNRPVFGIQSFNRKLLKLLGREHDPHDSQRAIYFANALDFPTFGVDLIFGLPRQTSRMLSDDLDQLIDLDPPHISLYQLTVEPGTPLAGMVDAEAVQMPDQELMLAMYRGGCERFKQAGYTRYEVSSFAKPGHECRHNLQYWLGGDYLGLGPSAHSFINGTRFMNRSNLGEYIELLTVGKLPREIDQSGLEQRMVEAIMLGLRTSEGISRSQFSERFGVALETKLNRRQYEMLVESGHLIPDKGKLRLSDEGILLADEITRRLIE
- the lepB gene encoding signal peptidase I; its protein translation is MDQDFLIQDITKAERDEHVSKVLNQKERKPLWREYLETAIIALVAALVLRIFVVSAYRVSSASMEDCLFEGDYIFVNKMAYDFGSDPKVGDIIVFKYPNNPEKEYIKRIVAMETQFVEVADKIVYVDEEVAPIPPHVKHIDKRIIPGDLSFRDNFGPYEVPIDGYFVMGDNRDDSRDSRFWGAVPRENIIGKAVFVYWSWTPDASAPGWEFPYIVDAIQWIGFGLFNFPSHIRWERLGTSL